In Drosophila teissieri strain GT53w chromosome 2R, Prin_Dtei_1.1, whole genome shotgun sequence, the following proteins share a genomic window:
- the LOC122614044 gene encoding proto-oncogene tyrosine-protein kinase receptor Ret — MASTAIVFVTLLTMIAQHNNCAAVDVYFPSTSVKFNLPINEESESIFSKIPLAQFQVLQMENNRLASDFLYSLEENPLLRINSSSGEIYMRTDYRSPNSSATFLVTAFPRDQPDHELLPVSHLSLEVTPQSMGDYCSELEHICFWSSAQYSIAESQGPYRRKDLFEPVLIGALNSRAAKYLCPHVSLEYSLNAGSSHFVLKQNRLYTRQPLDHDELYGLNAKAGQLQARITCSVKLSSRDQRKFSRILDIKLLDRNDNGPKLQESNSKFDFYLEQPYFQADEEAGEKIIYVDKDTLEANGHLVYAVHNDSNSLFRPDCHAYEADHTGRPHTIVSCQLRFSRNGVFRETPYCVSLEARDLTIESRIDAMSATANVCYHINLSNLHESDQELPQALPLRSRQQHIFESEEFNGGSAGRSISPPTVDYEKDVSVYRSAFSCFRVVQPDSFLDLMRLRSIRFDIVEDKLGAFGITSTSGIVFVKNPQALEEAPETIYFLNVTWIDQQRLSHVRVINVHLIHGRPENTSCELKIKSRSQTCAQIKYQSQCGRYCGLATGGGSCQWRGSNSAMFGTRYGSCVPESRFCPDHVCDPLEELNPMACPQDCTPAVKIVGPHSSNENKKGIYSASGTCICEDNGKCSCAPLEEEPKMKKPRKRKNETVSEPLLSGKGTPPSQPLQDPLLLGVLNVAGFECDRSCMFFVITCPLLFVLLLLCLLIAQRKMLQRRLGKQSMTTSSKQTSPESGDGDLALMPLQSGFRFESGDAKWEFSRQKLQLDTVLGEGEFGQVLKGFATEIAGLPGITTVAVKMLKKGANSVEYMALLSEFQLLQEVSHPNVIKLLGACTSSEAPLLIIEYARYGSLRSYLRLSRKIESAGVDFADGVEPVNVKMVLTFAWQICKGMAYLTELKLVHRDLAARNVLLADGKICKISDFGLTRDVYEDDAYLKRSRDRVPVKWMAPESLADHVYTSKSDVWSFGVLCWELITLGASPYPGIAPQNLWSLLKTGYRMSRPENCSEAVYCIVRTCWADEPNGRPSFKFLASEFEKLLGNNAKYIDLETSAVSNPLYCEDDFGLITMELGEPESLQHLWSPPKIAYDIHDQGTSYDQSEEEMPVTSTAPPGYDFPRPLIDATAKEQVLRYENDLRFPLNIRKSSCTPSYSNMTSGSLATSSLPHYSVPVKRGRSYLDMTNKSLIPDNLDSREFEKHLSKTISFRFSSLLNLKESAEVALGQQAEDAV; from the exons CCGTCGATGTTTACTTTCCCAGCACGTCGGTGAAATTCAATCTGCCTATCAATGAGGAATCGGAGAGCATATTCTCCAAGATCCCGCTGGCTCAGTTCCAAGTCCTGCAGATGGAGAACAACCGGTTGGCCAGTGATTTCTTGTATAGCCTGGAGGAGAATCCACTGCTACGGATAAACAGTTCCTCCGGCGAGATTTATATGCGCACCGATTACCGCTCGCCAAACTCAAGTGCCACGTTTTTGGTGACCGCATTTCCCAGGGATCAACCCGATCACGAGTTGCTGCCTGTTTCGCATCTGTCGTTGGAGGTTACACCCCAGTCCATGGGGGATTACTGTTCAGAACTGGAGCACATTTGCTTCTGGAGCAGTGCTCAGTACAGTATAGCCGAGTCGCAGGGTCCATATCGGCGCAAGGATTTATTTGAACCCGTACTTATCGGAGCCCTTAATTCCCGGGCTGCGAAGTATCTGTGTCCTCATGTATCTCTGGAATACTCTCTCAACGCCGGTAGTtcccattttgttttgaaacaaaatcgacTCTACACCCGACAACCCTTGGACCACGATGAGCTTTATGGCTTGAATGCCAAAGCCGGGCAGCTGCAGGCCAGGATTACCTGCTCAGTTAAATTGTCCAGCAGGGATCAGAGGAAGTTCTCGCGCATTTTGGATATCAAGTTACTGGATCGCAATGATAATGGACCCAAGTTGCAGGAGAGTAATTCCAAGTTCGATTTCTATCTGGAACAGCCCTACTTTCAAGCG GACGAGGAGGCGGGTGAGAAAATAATCTACGTGGATAAGGATACACTGGAGGCAAATGGTCACCTCGTCTACGCCGTCCACAATGACTCCAATTCTCTGTTTCGGCCCGACTGCCACGCCTACGAAGCTGATCACACAGGCAGACCACATACCATCGTCAGTTGTC AGCTGCGATTCTCCCGAAACGGTGTCTTCCGGGAAACCCCCTATTGTGTGTCCTTGGAAGCTCGTGATCTGACCATTGAAAGCCGTATCGATGCCATGTCAGCGACAGCCAACGTTTGCTATCATATTAATCTGAGTAATCTTCACGAATCTGACCAAGAATTACCGCAAGCGCTTCCCCTACGGTCACGTCAACAACACATATTCGAGAGCGAAGAATTCAATGGAGGTTCTGCGGGCCGATCTATAAGCCCTCCGACCGTGGATTACGAGAAGGATGTTTCCGTATACAGATCGGCCTTTTCTTGTTTTCGAGTGGTCCAGCCTGACAGTTTTCTAGACTTGATGAGGTTACGGTCTATTCGATTCGATATTGTTGAGGATAAACTTGGTGCTTTTGGCATCACCTCAACATCGGGTATTGTCTTTGTGAAGAACCCACAGGCTTTGGAGGAGGCGCCGGAAACCATCTACTTCTTGAATGTCACCTGGATCGATCAGCAACGACTCTCGCACGTTCGAGTGATCAATGTGCACTTGATTCATGGTAGACCCGAGAATACTAGTTGCGAACTGAAGATCAAGTCCCGATCACAGACCTGTGCCCAGATTAAATACCAATCGCAATGCGGTCGATATTGTGGCTTGGCCACAGGGGGAGGATCTTGCCAGTGGAGGGGATCCAACTCAGCCATGTTTGGCACTAGATATGGTTCCTGTGTCCCCGAATCTCGGTTCTGCCCAGATCATGTCTGTGATCCCCTAGAGGAACTGAATCCCATGGCCTGTCCGCAGGATTGCACTCCAGCTGTAAAAATTGTAGGTCCCCATTCGAGTAATGAGAATAAGAAGGGGATCTACAGTGCCTCCGGAACCTGCATCTGCGAGGATAATGGCAAGTGCTCGTGCGCTCCGTTGGAAGAGGAACCCAAGATGAAGAAACCCCGAAAACGAAAGAACGAAACAGTGTCGGAACCTCTGCTGAGCGGAAAAGGTACTCCTCCGAGTCAGCCACTTCAGGATCCCCTGCTCCTAGGTGTTCTAAACGTTGCCGGTTTCGAGTGCGATCGGTCGTGCATGTTTTTCGTGATCACTTGCCCTCTACTGTTCGTTCTTCTGCTCCTCTGTTTGCTGATTGCGCAGAGGAAGATGCTCCAACGTCGCTTGGGCAAACAATCGATGACCACATCTTCGAAACAAACTTCTCCGGAGTCGGGAGACGGAGATCTGGCCTTGATGCCTCTGCAGAGTGGTTTCAGGTTCGAAAGTGGTGATGCCAAGTGGGAGTTTTCCAGACAGAAACTGCAACTAGATACGGTTTTGGGTGAGGGTGAATTTGGTCAGGTCTTGAAAGGCTTTGCCACCGAGATCGCTGGCTTGCCGGGAATAACCACGGTGGCCGTAAAGATGCTCAAGAAGGGCGCCAATTCCGTGGAGTACATGGCCTTGCTTTCCGAGTTTCAGCTCCTCCAGGAGGTCTCTCATCCGAATGTGATCAAGCTTTTAGGCGCGTGCACCTCGTCGGAAGCGCCTCTCCTTATTATCGAGTATGCCCGGTATGGTTCGCTGAGGAGCTATCTTCGACTCAGCCGGAAGATCGAGAGTGCCGGCGTAGATTTCGCAGATGGAGTTGAGCCTGTTAATGTTAAGATGGTTCTTACCTTTGCCTGGCAGATTTGCAAGGGTATGGCTTACCTTACTGAATTAAAG TTGGTTCATCGCGATTTGGCTGCTAGAAATGTTCTCCTTGCTGATGGCAAGATATGCAAAATTTCAGATTTCGGTCTGACTCGAGATGTTTACGAAGATGATGCCTATTTAAAGAGATCCCGAGACCGTGTGCCCGTCAAG tggATGGCTCCGGAATCTTTAGCGGATCATGTGTATACCAGCAAATCGGATGTGTGGTCCTTTGGCGTTCTCTGCTGGGAACTGATCACCCTGGGAGCCTCTCCGTATCCTGGCATTGCTCCCCAGAATCTGTGGTCCTTGCTAAAGACGGGCTACCGGATGAGCAGACCAGAAAATTGTTCGGAGGCTGTCTACTGCATAGTTCGAACCTGCTGGGCAGATGAGCCAAATGGAAGACCCTCCTTCAAGTTCCTGGCTTCGGAGTTTGAAAAGCTATTGGGCAACAATGCCAAGTACATAGACCTGGAAACGAGTGCCGTTTCGAATCCCCTTTATTGTGAGGATGATTTCGGCTTGATAACCATGGAATTAGGCGAACCGGAATCGTTGCAGCACCTTTGGTCTCCACCCAAAATAGCCTACGACATCCATGACCAGGGCACCAGCTACGATCAGTCAGAGGAAGAGATGCCAGTGACTTCGACTGCTCCACCAGGCTACGATTTCCCACGACCTTTGATTGATGCTACCGCCAAGGAACAGGTTTTGCGATACGAAAACGATTTGCGATTCCCCTTGAATATTCGAAAATCCAGTTGTACTCCCAGCTACAGCAACATGACCAGTGGATCTCTAGCGACCTCCTCATTGCCACATTATTCTGTCCCCGTGAAGAGGGGTCGCTCCTATCTGGATATGACCAACAAGAGTCTCATCCCAGACAACCTGGACAGCAGGGAGTTTGAAAAACATCTTTCCAAGACCATCTCCTTCCGTTTCTCTAGTTTGCTGAATCTCAAAGAAAGTGCGGAGGTTGCTTTAGGACAGCAAGCTGAGGATGCAGTCTAG